Part of the Armatimonadia bacterium genome, GCCCCTTGTCCTTGAGGGGAGTGTAGACGCCCGGATACAGCTTCACCGGCCGCAGGTTCACGTACTGGTCGAACTCGAAGCGCAGGCGCAGGAGAATGCCGTGCTCGAGGATGCCGGGCTGGACCTTGTCGTGGCCGACGGCGCCCAGGTAGATGGCGTCCATCTGGGCGAGCTCTTCCATCTCCTTGTCGGTGATGATGTCGCCGGTTCGGAGGTATCGGTCGCCGCCAATGTCGTAGGGGATGGTCTCGTACTGCACGCCAAACTTCTTGGCGGCTACGTCCAAGACTTTCATGGCCTCGGCGGTAACCTCGGGGCCAATCCCGTCGCAGGGAAGAAGCGCGATCTTGTACATATGCCTTGCCCTCTCTCAATTGGAATACGGGGGATTATAGCACAGCGGCGAAGGTAGACACAGCACGGCCGCGCCTCCCCCGGGGAAGCGCAGGGCGCAGACGCCTTCGGCGACACCCGCCGGCCGCGCTTACTTGGCTGGCTTCACCGGGACCGTCTCGCCGGCCTGCAGTTCCTTCTTCACCTGCGCCTGGCGCTTGCGAACGTCGTCCATGATCTGGTCGGGCTTCTTCGTTCCGGCCAGGAGAGCCTGCACGCCGTCCATCAGTGTCTCGGCCACGGAGAGCTCCATGACGGTGTCGGTCCAGGGCGAGATGACCTTGGCCTCCTCCACGATCTTGGCGTACTTGCGAAGGTACCAGCTAGCGTTCTCATCGGTCACTGCGCCCTTGACCTGAACGAGCTCCTTGCACTTGGTGGCGAACTCACGAGCGACCTCCGGCGAGGTCATGTACTTGAGGAAGGCGACGGCCGCCTCCGGGTTGCGCGTCTTGGAGGAGATCACGTAGCCGTCCGGTGAGCCCGCCAGTGCATCCTGCTCGCCCTTGCCGCCCGTCACCGCGGGGAAGTTGAAGAAGTCCCACTTGGCCCAGAAGCTGCTCGGCGCCGGACCGGTGTCGCTGAACTGGGAGAAGTCCCAGGTGCCCGTGTAGAACATGGCCGCCTTCTCGGTATAGAACATCATCCGCGCATCGTCGCGGTCCACGCCGTTCGGACTCGGGTTGAAGAACCCTTGCTTCTGGAAGTCGTCGAACATCTGGATACCCTTCACCCAGTTGGGATCCGAGTAGTCGCCTGGTCCGAGGGGATCGTACTGAGCCATGACCGTCTGGTTACCCAGGAGGCGCTGGAACAGAACGCAGGGGAAATGATGAGCGGGCCAGCGCTTCAGATTGCCCAGGGCAAGGGGGGTGACCCCGGCGGCCTTGAGCTTCTTGCACACGTCAACAAGCTCGTCCCAGGTCTTGGGGATCTGCAGGTTGTGGCGGGCGAAGATGTCCTTGTTGTAGAAGAAGAAGGTGCACTGCAGGAGGTAGGGGACACCCCAAGTCTTGTTATCGTAGACGTAGGGCTGCAGCGACGCGTCGACGATCTTGCCGCGCCACTCGCCCTTGTTGGCATCCAGGTAGGGCGTAAGATCAAGGCAGTTGCCGCCCCGGACGAAGCTGTGGAGCATCTTCTCCCCGCTCCAGACGAAGTAGATATCGGGCGGCTCAGGCCCCCCGAGGGCGACCTTGATCTTGGTCTTGTAGGCGTCGGGCTCGTTGTTGCTGATCTCGACCTTCACGTCGGGGTTGGCCTTCTCGAATCCTGCGACGATGGCCTCAAGCGCCGACTTACGGGGCTCCGCGTTCCAGATCGTCCAGAGGTTGAGCTTGCCCTTGAGCGGCTGCCCGGCAGTGGGTGCCTGACTCCCGGCGGGCTCAGTCGCGGCCGGTGTCGGGGTCGTCGGTTCCACGGGTTTTGAGCATCCGGTCAACGCCACTGTCAGGGAGATCGCGAGGAGGGGCAGCAGGAGGAGAGACCAACGCATAACCGACACCTCAGACTGGCGTGATATGAGTTCAAGGTCTATTCCGCGAGGTGAACTCCGACTCCTGCCGCTCGCGACACGCAGGCACTGATGTGGTACACTCTCGGCGTTCGGAGCCGACGGTGGAGGACGGGTCGAAGGACAGCGTATCGACCACCGAAGGCCCTACCGCAGCGGAACCTTGATGCCCCAAAGGGTGACACCGTCAATGAAGGATCAGGAGGCCGCCTACTACGACCGCGTCTGCCAGTTTCCGGCAGGCTGGTCACTGTTGCTGGTCGGCATCCTCGTGCTGACCGTCGCAGTCGGCCCGCTGACCGGGCAGCCGATGTCACCCAGCGATCAGGTGGCCCTTGTCGTGACGGTCGGGCTGCTCGCGCTCACTATCCTGTTGATGTGGCGGATGCGCGTAGTCGTGACGCAGGAGCGGCTGACGATCCTGTGGGGTTTCTTGCAGTGGCTCAAGATACGTATTGACCTAAAGGACGTGGAGGCAATCCGCACGGTCACCTTCCGTCCGCTTCGTGACTTCGGTGGATGGGGCTGGCGTGGTGGTCGAGGTGGGAGTCGTTGCTACAACACCAGCGGCAACAGCGGCGTGGAGCTGCGAATCCATGGCCGGGCCGTCATCCTCGGGGTACCGGACCCCGCCGAACTGGCCTCTGTGGTGGCGACGGTGACGGGGATCAAGCAGGGGCCGCCGGGACCCTTCACAGGGTAGAGACGCCGGAACTGACGCCTGGGAGTGACCTTACTGCAGATG contains:
- a CDS encoding extracellular solute-binding protein — encoded protein: MRWSLLLLPLLAISLTVALTGCSKPVEPTTPTPAATEPAGSQAPTAGQPLKGKLNLWTIWNAEPRKSALEAIVAGFEKANPDVKVEISNNEPDAYKTKIKVALGGPEPPDIYFVWSGEKMLHSFVRGGNCLDLTPYLDANKGEWRGKIVDASLQPYVYDNKTWGVPYLLQCTFFFYNKDIFARHNLQIPKTWDELVDVCKKLKAAGVTPLALGNLKRWPAHHFPCVLFQRLLGNQTVMAQYDPLGPGDYSDPNWVKGIQMFDDFQKQGFFNPSPNGVDRDDARMMFYTEKAAMFYTGTWDFSQFSDTGPAPSSFWAKWDFFNFPAVTGGKGEQDALAGSPDGYVISSKTRNPEAAVAFLKYMTSPEVAREFATKCKELVQVKGAVTDENASWYLRKYAKIVEEAKVISPWTDTVMELSVAETLMDGVQALLAGTKKPDQIMDDVRKRQAQVKKELQAGETVPVKPAK